The DNA sequence CGCTACCCGTTGGCGCTGTTCGCAGACGGCTCGATTCTCGAGGGGCCAGAGCGATTCATGCTCACCCGCTACGTCCGCGGGATGCCGGGGGGCACGCCCTCTCCCGTGCCCCCCGAGGACGGGCGGGCCTACGCCGAGACCGCGCGATTCAAGCAGCAGCTCGCCGGGCGGGTGGGCCTGCCGACCCGGCCGACGCGGGACATCTACGACGTCGTCATCCTTGGTGCAGGGCCCGCCGGGCTACGAGCGCTCGGATCGAGAACTACCCGGGCTTCCCGCAGGGGGTCAGCGGGGCGGAGCTCGCGGCGGGAATCCATGCGCAGGCAGCCCGACTCGGGGCGGAGATTCTGATCGGAGCCGAGCTGCTCACCACCGCGCCGACGGATCGACGCACGATTCGCCTGGAGCTGACGTGCGGCTCCGTCATCGAGACCCGGACCGGTGTTGCGGCCAGCGGTGTGGAATACCGTCGGCTCGAGGCCCCGGGGGTCGAGAAGTTCGTCGGCGCCGGAGTCCACTACGGCTCCGCGCCTGGAGAGGCAGTGCAGCTCGAAGGCCGCGATGTCGTGATCGTCGGCGGCGGGAACTCCGCCGGCCAAGCGGCGCTCCACATGGCCGACCACGCACAGGCTGTAACAGTCGTCGTCCGCGGACCACGGCTTTCCCGAGGGATGTCGAACTACCTCGTCGAGCGGATCGAGCAGCACCCGCGGATCGCGGTTCGGACTTCATGCCAGGTCGCCGAAGCTCGAGGTAACTCTCGCCTGCAGCGCGTCACGCTCCAGAGCGAGGGCCGGGACGAGACGGAGGAGCTGGCGGCAGATGCGATGTTCCTGCTCATCGGCGCCCGACCGATCACCCTCGGCGTCGAGGGGTGGCTCAGGCGCGATGAGCACGGATTCCTCGTCACCGGCCAGGATGTCGTTGCGGACGCCCCGCGCGACACCTGGTGGAAGCTCACCCGCGACCCCTATCCGCTGGAACCAAGCCAGCCGGGCGTGTTCGTTGCCGGAGACCTACGGCACGGTTCCATCAAGCGCGTCGCATCCGCCGTCGGACAGGGCGCCATGGCCGCGTCCCTCATCCACCGTTATCTCGCGCTGGACGATGGGCGTCGCCGGTGACGTTACCGTCGACCATGAAGGCCGCTGTGCACGACCGCTACGGCGATGCCGACGTCATCTATGTCGACAACCGGCCCGTGCCGGCAATTGCGGACGACGAGGTGCTCGTTCGAGTCGAGGCCGCCGGTCTCGACCGCGGCACGTGGCACCTGCTGACGGGGCAGCCGTACCTCGTTCGGCTGGCGATCGGGGTGCGCCGGCCGCGCGTCCCCGTGCTCGGTCGCGACGTGGCGGGCAAAGTCGTCGCCACCGGGTCGGCGGTGCACGGGCTTTCGGTCGGCGACTCGGTGTTCGGGGTGGCCACCGGGTCGTTCGCCGAGTACGCCAGTGCCAAAGAGGGGAAGCTCGCACGAACACCCGACGCGCTTTCCCCGGTGGAAGCGTCCGTCCTTGGGATCTCCGGCATGACCGCCCTCCAGGCAGTGGACGCCGCACAGGCGGAGGCCGGCTCCAGCCTCATCATCATCGGCGCATCCGGCGGCGTCGGCAGCTATGCCGTCCAGCTCGCGCACGGCCGCGGGGCACGCGTGACCGGCGTGTCGAGTGCCGCGAAGGCCGAGTTCGTTCGCGGCCTCGGCGCGGAGCAAGTCATTGCCTATGACAGCGGAGCCGACGACGACTACGGCGGCCCCTACGACGCCATCATCGATA is a window from the Gaiellales bacterium genome containing:
- a CDS encoding NAD(P)-dependent alcohol dehydrogenase, which produces MKAAVHDRYGDADVIYVDNRPVPAIADDEVLVRVEAAGLDRGTWHLLTGQPYLVRLAIGVRRPRVPVLGRDVAGKVVATGSAVHGLSVGDSVFGVATGSFAEYASAKEGKLARTPDALSPVEASVLGISGMTALQAVDAAQAEAGSSLIIIGASGGVGSYAVQLAHGRGARVTGVSSAAKAEFVRGLGAEQVIAYDSGADDDYGGPYDAIIDTGGDTAISRLRSMLAPRGTLVIVGGEGGDPMTGMGRQLHARILSPFVGQRLTFIVNRERQSDLERLRQLVEDGIVKPAVDTVYPLDQAAAAVRHLVAGRTKGKLAIGVRDVAGQTA
- a CDS encoding FAD-dependent oxidoreductase, yielding MPHSTTYLLGRASTPGVPETRQFLTRKRRRVPVGGRGRRPAGRAPRGPGEARRPPLPVGAVRRRLDSRGARAIHAHPLRPRDAGGHALSRAPRGRAGLRRDRAIQAAARRAGGPADPADAGHLRRRHPWCRARRATSARIENYPGFPQGVSGAELAAGIHAQAARLGAEILIGAELLTTAPTDRRTIRLELTCGSVIETRTGVAASGVEYRRLEAPGVEKFVGAGVHYGSAPGEAVQLEGRDVVIVGGGNSAGQAALHMADHAQAVTVVVRGPRLSRGMSNYLVERIEQHPRIAVRTSCQVAEARGNSRLQRVTLQSEGRDETEELAADAMFLLIGARPITLGVEGWLRRDEHGFLVTGQDVVADAPRDTWWKLTRDPYPLEPSQPGVFVAGDLRHGSIKRVASAVGQGAMAASLIHRYLALDDGRRR